In the genome of Aedes aegypti strain LVP_AGWG chromosome 2, AaegL5.0 Primary Assembly, whole genome shotgun sequence, the window atagggaaaataacacggtctcccgtgtccccttaatccaagtccaatccaaatcaaacccaaattcaattccaatccaaatccaatccattccAAGTCCTATCCTAATCCAATCcaagtccaatccaaatccaatccaagtctaactcaaatccaatccagtctaatccaatccaatccaaaacttAATTCAATCCCTTccgaatcaaatccaaatcaaacCCAAATCAACATTAAATCCAAACTAAATACAATCctattccaatccaaatccaatccaaatccaatccaaatccaatccaaatccaatccaaatccaatccaaatccaatccaaatccaatccaaatccaatccaaatccaatccaaatccaatccaaatccaatccaaatccaatccaaatccaatccaaatccaatccaaatccaatccaaatccaatccaaatccaatccaaatccaatccaaatccaatccaaatccaatccaaatccaatccaaatccaatccaaatccaatgcaaatccaatccaaattcaatccaaatccaatccaaatccaatccaaatccaatccaaatccaatccaaatccaatccaaatccaatccaaatccaatccaaatccaatccaaatccaatccaaatccaatccaaatccaatccaaatccaattcaaatccaaatccaatccaaatccaaatccaaatccaatccaaatctaatccaaagcTTAATTCAATCCCTTATAACTTCTACTcgggctggttagccgtaaaccacgaatctTAAGgcgaaacatctcggaatccaaagatggccgaattgtgcccctactcatgttttcaaaggcacaaaactggataaATAGTTGGAAAACGTTTCAAATCTTATTATTTCTAGCTTTCTgccaaagccaaaataaaaagtgcacggtTTTGGAAGCTTTTTTCGCTAGATTTGTGTCTTTGAAGTTTAATTttaatcttagaagttgattccaaactggatcaccttaaggtgaagatgaatcgaagccaaagttcaaattttcaagagcacggatctggagaaccaaacatccgtttaagctgaaaacctaatcgattggtcactaggtggtggtgaccaatcgataaggttttcagctcaaacggatgtttggttctccagatccgtgctcttgaaaatttgaattttggcttcgattcatcttcaccttaattcgaaagtatttatcgagcaacggactcatgtgccgtaaccggtcgtttgagaattTCACGACCCATTGGGAGCCCGCACTATACAAATCTCATCCAGCACGTCGTTGGCGAGTAGTGTGGGTGGTCTTTCAATACCTAATAAATAATCCGTTTATCGGCTAGGCATTGCATCtacaatagaaagcgttgtgtttggatgggcatttaaaattcttccgaaagaggtgcgcttCGCGAAagagaaccacgtgattattgggttgaaatcaaattcaggttaacttcttaGTCCATGAGTCCTCTTGTGGTGTAGGGGTAGCGCGCCCTGTCTAGTGAACAGgtagtcgtgagttcgattctcaccggaAAGTCGTTTAActtattcgcaaatttcacatcaatttgtccattttagAGGCGAATGAACATGGCTGTAATGCTCTTAAATATTTCAACTGTTTGCTTGTAAAGTCGCTATAAATTGTGTAAAAATATGTACCAAACCAAACCACATCTACACTCTACAGTATTGAACAAAACAACTTTTTGGatcttacataaaaaaatatcaattttaaagggttacatttgaatgaaattttcacagttcttcagacataaatacatatatttttgaataaattttccaaCCACGAAAACAAAAGCAATACCGGTTTGATTGATTGAAGAGAATGTTTTGACGTTTGaatgtttgaatgttttgatTTCTGATAATTGACATAATTAAACAAATTGAAGGATTAGCTTTATgttatcttcagcaaagttgtagattttggtGAGATGATTAAGTTTGCTCAAGACAGTTTATGTGTAGGGCTTTCAGATAAATAGTTTtatacatttttcgtcgaacattcaACTTTAGTAAAAACTGAAGCCtggaaaaattgttcaaaaatatgtgtcaaaattcaagatgtgTCTAAtgatctttgaaaatttcattaaaatacacaaataactgagatctagcttaacaaaattgataattttgattttttttccctttttttcaatcataaacATAAAGCATGAATATGTTTTATCGATTGATAAATCGTTGAGTGTGACCAACCGATCAAATTCCAAATTCTGACCACTGTTTAGTTCTTTAGATTACCGCTTAGATTTGGTGGAAGACAATCTAAATAATATATTCGACcttattcattttaattttaagtcCTGTGTATCCTTATGATTTAAAGGACCTTAACTATACGATTTGCCCCAcgctaattttttttctttcgcaaGAGAGACATCCTTAAAAAAACCTCCTCAAATCATGCTAACACTCATGCGGTAATGTTTAGCACCATAGTCCCACCGTTGGCACAGTCGGCActgtggggttctggaaatttgaaatgaacctTTTTAACGTGACACATTCGGCTAGTTTTTCCACTCAAACATTCCGAGTGAGGGGCCTATCAAGGCGACCATGAACAAACTTTAGTTTTGTCGTCGTATGTGAAATGTTTATGACTCTTGTCAACAAAAAAGAGGAAGTTTTCTCTACCATAATCGAGTTCAAGCACTCTTGTTTACATCCAGCAAATTCGGAAATACTGTCCACGATTAACAGCACTCTTTGCTTACTCACTTGAATCTCAGAGCCTGGGCTATAAGTTGCTTTATTGGTCGGAAAATTTATATTATGCATCATACTGATTGCTTATTTCGATgcaattttcaaaactatccATTTCACTCTTGGAATGAAGAACtgtttcttccatttttgtcaCATTCATCATATTGAATCACGAAGCAATTCATCGAAGATATTAGAACTTTTAGACAATGTCATCGAAAATATTAGAACTTTTAGCTTAATgcgtaaatataatataatgtaaTCTATATCGAATggaataaataaaatacaaatACAACATATTGCGCTTACCACAACTTATCGGAAAACACAATCTCCTTGAATATACTGTCCTGCTTGTCATGGCTGACGGTTACCTTCTTGGACACGATCGCATCGTGAACCTTCTCCTTCACCTCGCTGGCCTTAAAATCGTTACGCATGTAGAACAACCGCACCACGTGATCCTCCGTCAACGAAGGATAGCTGGACAGCAGCGTGTGCAAATCCAGAATCAGCATTTCGGCATCGCACGTCAGCAGGTTCGCTAAATTGGAGATCACATCGATGGGCGAATCGTTCTTGGCCACATTCGGGGCCACCTTCTCGAAGAACATCTTGATCTGTTTCGTTTCTTTGATGACCTTCTTGGCCATGAGCTCGCACTCTTGACGAGGTTTGCTAAGGCGTTTCGAGAGCATGGCCTTGATGTATCGTTTGGCCACCAGTCGCTGGGCTTCGTTTATGACGTACTCGAAGTTGACCGACCGAAGGTGATTGTAATCCTGCGAGAAAGCAAAACCATGTATAAAATAATGTTACAAATCATGACGAAGTTCCCTACAAACTTACCTGGAAGTAATCCTCCAATGTAACACAGATTGTGTCGACAGATACCGTAGTTCCGACCCACTTCAGAGTGAAGAGTTCGTTGAAATGTATTTCCAAATCCAAAAATGCTTCCTCGAGCAAGAACAGTCCTGCCTCGTCCCGTAGAAGCTGGTAGGTGTTCAGCAAACGCTCAAACTCTTCGTAGTGCATGGTTTTCGATTTGGGCCAATACAGTTGCTTCATTTGCTGAGCCAGTTCCTTCATCTGAGCGCAGTTGTTCACGATCGTGATTATATGTTGAGTGAAGAACGGTGCCTGGCTGCGATCCCGGAAGTGGCGTTCCTTATATTCGATTATTGCACCGCGATAGTTGTGACCGTATTTGATCACTTGCTGGATACTCAGAATCAATGCGTTGAATGTCAAATCGGAATGTATTGTGTTGGTGACTTGAAGATTCTGATCGATCATCTGGAAGATAATTACCGGGGCCGAAGTGTGGTAGTACTGATCGGCCGAATCCGCTGGAACTCCATTGATCCAATCAGCTTTCTCAGTTTCCAGAGTTTTGGTCATCCACTCCTGATAGTTTCGTTCCATCGTTTGGAGATAGGCTGTTTCCATTTCCTTGAGAACCTCATTGCCAACCAGGGGACCCACGTCCGACAAATCAATCATCAAATCTGGATGTTGCATCAGCTCCCTACCGGGATAGGTGTTCATGATCCACGACAAAATTGTAACGAACTCGTTTCCTTCCAGGCCCATCTGGATCAGTTCTTCAAGCTATAAATATAGGGAATGCTATTTAGTTTACTATATTCACTTTAAACTTGGGGCCGTCCATATACCACATGGAGAACTTAAAGAGGATAGGGGGTATGAAAAAGTCCACGTGAACATTGTTTATTTGAGAAAAGAAAGTTCTAATCATTTTTTTAGTTCGAGGCAAATGACTGTAAtgggcacggtaaatggctgggcatggtgtTCCATTGGTACCtcacgtacctgcaggaataaaatacacccctttgtgtggtccttacccaagtaacattggcaGCTGAACAACAACTTGTTCAGCTAAAATGGTGTTTATACTGTTTATACAGCCTTTTTCAGCTGAATGAACTGTTGTTCAGTTTCTAATGTACCGTCTAATTACCGTAAACGTACCACATTTGACGCGGgtccaaacttgacgcattttctAATTAATTTTATGATAGAGTAATTCTAGTTCAGACTAGCATAAGAAAATTCATTGTTTAATCTTCATTTACatgctattgaaggattccaattgaaaaatgtttatttttgattattaataggcaaaaaataaaatttatttgaaaatgcatccgTCAAAGGCGTATTTTTCTCGGGGGGACGCCATtcggcataaagccgtttggcataaaataatttggcataacggtcgtttggcataatcattgaaaactgagtTGCTATGTTTTTGGCGTTACTATTGCTAACATTCTCATatgtgattttcccttcttttggtcataggctgttctttctcatTACGTTGTTAAACTAGTGGTTTGCATTGTAGCTACTAACATTTTCATTGACAATTTTGCCTCCTTTCCTACGTTGTTATTATGACTACTAACATTTTCATCGACggttttcccttcttttgatcacCATATCTTCTTTTAAGTAGCACTATTTAAATTtctaatttcttttcttttatgccaaacgtccattatgccaaatgaccattatgcgaaatggccattatgccaaacgactttatgccaaatgactttatgccaaacggggtagcccaatttttttcattccttagtgATGTGCTAATTATTGTTAATCAATTTTCGTGAAAATATTGTGCTGTTTTACAGCAGTATCATCATCAACAGTCAGTAATATTCTTTTATTCATTAATTGAcgaaatttttctatttttaaggtttaagacatatttttgtatgaaaatcttgtacgtcaagttaggcacacaatgttccttattatttgctattttgttcagcATGGGAAAAGAAATGTTTATGATGcttgcattcaaaaaaaaatcgtccgtAGAACAACCCATTGCTTTATGTAATCACATTTAAAGGATCATCCATAGATTACGTCACGTTTTCAGAGAGAGAGGAGCGGATTCATCGAAACGCaacgattcatacaaaatattcgcatttttcACACAATAAATGTGGCCAAGGTGCACTGGGGTTGAAAAGTTGGTACAATTTAGCGCGGTTCATGGGGACGTCAATGTTTCAAGGAAGCTTCAATAGCCAGTTcgtgatcccagagagccacaattcaagtttcggtgaaatgaaatgagtgagtgagtgagtgcgaatcatttcaccgaaacttgaattgcggcccaccgagatcgaaactgtcggatcccatgtgcaacactcaagcccaaccacctccccctccatctcaggaatacaacgcacagttataacagttcatggcttcacaattcgaatttcggggaaatgagtctgatcaACACTGGCGTCAAATTAAGCCcattgaagaattgatgcgtCAATTAACGAACCTAATTTGTTCCACAAAAAGTCATTAAAACATGAAGAAAAAACGATTaatatattttacagatttttacCTAATTCTATAATAGTTCAGCTAGCATAGctttaaatttcaacaaaatcggacagattttgatgatttgacaaatgtttgaatttagaattttcttaacagcatcaaatatggtacgtccacGGTACCTGgctagcctcttgcccagcaactcctatccctacctcctcgtggtactggtcGGGGTaggagtaaccttagggaagatcgggtaaccaaccctggtgagaactttggtcgtatgctgacagggaaggggggtttgcttttacttttgcttcagcaaacctggaacgtctgtactccatgttaggagcggctcacaacagcgtctgttccgcATGTCAGGGGCGGtagatcatcgtccgagtgccaaagaaggactctaagctaaactgggcactatggtcctccgaacgtttagggggaatggtcctccggaaatctagagggttgatgtcaggccctgcaagccagccgtaaaaaaaaacaagcaacgaataatcaacgagagaatactaaccgggacaatcggcgaagaccacagcgacgtaaagggactagcaaTTAGAAGCTCGTTACgcggaactgtaaatctctcaacttcatcgggagcatacgcatactcgccgacgtgctgaaggaccgtggattcggcatcttagcgctgcaggaagtgtgttggaagggatcaatggtgcgaacgtttagaggtaaccataccatctaccagagctgcggcaacacacatgagctgggaacagcttttatagtgatgggtgatatgcaaaggcgcgtgatcgggtggtggccgatcaatgagagaatgtacaagttgaggctcaaaggccggttcttcaacttcagcataataaacatgCACAGCCCTCATTCCAAAAGCACTTTTTACGCGCAGCgcaaacgcgagtacgacagctgtccatgccacgacgtcaaaatcgtcataggaaatctaaacgctcaggttggccaggaggagaaattcagaccgactattggaaagttcagcgcccaccggctgacgaatgaaaacggcttacgactaaccGATTTCGCCGCCTTCAAGAATTTGTAGCAACTACTTACAGCatagccttccataccgatacacctggagatccccccagcagacagaatcacaaatcgaccactatcgtggcactaacatcgactctgaccactatctggtgatgattaaattgcgcccaaaactctccgtcttTAACAACGTACGGCACCGACGGCCACTACGGTATGACCTAAAGCGGCTTATGCAACCAAATGTCGCAGCTGTGTATGCGCAGCACCTCGAAGCTGCTTTACTATAAGagagtgagctggatgaagcccctcttgaggactgctgaagaacagtgaaagcagccatcaacaatgctgctgagagcaacgtcgagtACGTGGaggaagaatgcagcgcgggcggtcatgctgcagcaagggatcagacagaacgtggaacgttgtAGACGGaagcggcaacagcagacccgcctctttcgggagaaaaaccgccgcctggaggagacggagtgcgaggagatgaaccagctgtgccggtctcaagaaacacgttagttctatcagaaactcaacgcatcccgcaacggcttcatgccgcgagccaagatgtgcagggataagtatgggagcattttgacggacgagcgtgagctGATCGAagagtggaagcagcacttcgacgaacacctgaatggcgctgagagcacaggcaatgaaggacgggacaaagGAG includes:
- the LOC5578583 gene encoding exocyst complex component 3; translation: MDLKQIDEEARQAAIKEIKNMFQRPGQLEKVDQYRHRVYRKKVSIEAMLKTCMQNQTDDVKVGVKKLLSALEDIGEIDEQMKGAISQLTDVPSIYDALEAVRDENAKHSQYMTAMENLKHIFTVQSSVAKTMQWIEEDKLLHAHQCLSDLENSRDDLLFELHKLPKQNAHDKITLKRYFEKVETVSATLEKKIRLILQRTLNTVRKEPTVIVTALRIIEREEKADAFALQQQKQTGFIPPGRPKEWRKKALQVLNEAVVQRIEGSKLEERSDNKLWLVRDLELTRQFLLEDLRVVKSLCVPCFPPHYNILKEYVSMYHNALSKYLEELIQMGLEGNEFVTILSWIMNTYPGRELMQHPDLMIDLSDVGPLVGNEVLKEMETAYLQTMERNYQEWMTKTLETEKADWINGVPADSADQYYHTSAPVIIFQMIDQNLQVTNTIHSDLTFNALILSIQQVIKYGHNYRGAIIEYKERHFRDRSQAPFFTQHIITIVNNCAQMKELAQQMKQLYWPKSKTMHYEEFERLLNTYQLLRDEAGLFLLEEAFLDLEIHFNELFTLKWVGTTVSVDTICVTLEDYFQDYNHLRSVNFEYVINEAQRLVAKRYIKAMLSKRLSKPRQECELMAKKVIKETKQIKMFFEKVAPNVAKNDSPIDVISNLANLLTCDAEMLILDLHTLLSSYPSLTEDHVVRLFYMRNDFKASEVKEKVHDAIVSKKVTVSHDKQDSIFKEIVFSDKLW